In a single window of the Arachis hypogaea cultivar Tifrunner chromosome 6, arahy.Tifrunner.gnm2.J5K5, whole genome shotgun sequence genome:
- the LOC112698294 gene encoding protein RADIALIS-like 2 gives MASSSMSSSGSWSAKDNKAFERALAVYDKDTPDRWYNVARAVGGKTPDEVKRHYELLLRDVKSIESGQVPFPKYKKSGGSN, from the coding sequence ATGGCATCGAGTTCAATGTCATCTTCAGGGTCATGGAGTGCTAAGGACAATAAGGCCTTTGAGAGGGCATTGGCGGTTTATGATAAGGACACTCCTGACCGTTGGTACAATGTTGCTCGCGCCGTCGGCGGAAAAACTCCCGACGAAGTTAAGCGCCATTACGAACTTCTCCTCCGAGATGTTAAGTCTATTGAATCAGGGCAAGTGCCATTTCCAAAATACAAGAAAAGTGGAGGTTCAAACTAA